GCCTCCATCTCGGGAATGCAGGTGTCGGTCACCCGGTTCATGTGACGATCAAGCAGTGCCTGCTCGTCGGTGGCGGTCAGATCGCGGTAGTGCGGCACCCGCTCGTAATAGTCGTGTGCCACCAAATTGAATACATCCTCCTCGAGATTGGCGCCGGTGCAGACAATGCCATGCACCTTGTCCTGACGGATCATCTCCGCGAGCGAGATACCGAGCTCGGCGGTGGACATCGCGCCGGCGAGCGTGACGAACATTTTGCCGCCGGCCTTGAGGTGGTCTTCGTAACCTTTGGCCGCATCGAGCAGGGCCGCGGAGTTGAAGTGCCGGTAGTGGTGCGCAATGAACTTCGAGATCGGTCCCTTGCGGGCGGCTCGCTTGGCATTGAGGTCTTCGGGGCGCTGCTTCTGACGTTTGGCTTTCATATTGAAGGCCCAACCTAGCGACTGCCGGAAGGTGCAGAAGCACAAAAGTGTAAAATCAGCGCACCGCCGTCTTCAGCTCCGCCATGCGCAACTCGGCCCGTTCACTGAGCACCCGGCTAGCCTCTGCCAACTCCGGCCACAGCTCCTGCGCCGCCGTCCGATCCCCCTCCTTGACCCGCTTCTCCATGTAAATCGCCAGACGCCGCACCCGCTGCCCCCCAAAGGTCGCCGCCGAGCCCCCGAATTGGTGCACCTTCTGCGCAAATGCCTCCCATTCCCCCTCGTCCCGCAGGGCCGCCAGCACAGCCAACTCGTCCGCCCAACTGGCCACGAACCCCCGGGCCACAAAGGTAAAAACATCCAAGCCCGGCTCGGCCTCGATCTCACAGAGCTCCGCCACCACCTCCTCGTCGAGCACGTCGGCCGCGCTCTCTTCGTGGATCCCATCCGTCTTCCGGGCCGGACCCATCGCCATCGCCGCCCGCTGCACCACCCCACGCAAGGCCGCCGTCACCTCGCGCGCCCGCAGCGGCTTGGTCAAATAATCATCCATGCCCGCATCGATACATCGCTGCCGGTCCCCCTCCATCGCGTAAGCCGTGAGCGCCACCACCGGAATCCTGGGATCCACCCCCGGCACGTCGCCGGCCCGCAACTTGCGCGTAGCCGTGAAACCATCGAGCACCGGCATCTGGCAGTCCATCAACACCACATCGAAGCGCGCCACGCTCAGTGTATCCAATCCTTCCTGACCGTTGTTGGCCACGGTCACCGTGTGGCCCATGCGCCGGAGCATCAGCGTCGCCACTTCCTGATTCGCCCGATTGTCCTCCACCAGCAGAATCTCCAACGGCCCCGGCCCGGACGGTTCCTTCGCCGGCGTCTCCGCCGAACCGATACGCGTCCGCTCCGCCCGCACGGCCGCCGGCTTGGCCACAGCCGTCAATCCGCCGGGCACCGGGCGCACACCCACCGGCAGCGAAAGCTCCACCCAGAAGGTCGAGCCGACCCCGAGCTCACTCTCCACACCAACGCGCCCGCCCATGAGCTCGATGATCTGCCGCGAGATCGACAGCCCCAGCCCCGTGCCGCCCTGCGCCCGTGAGTCGGATCCATCCACCTGCACAAAGGATTCAAACAACCGTTCCAGCATGTCCGCGGGGATGCCACAGCCCGTATCCTCAACCTCGATACGCATCTGGCGCCGACTCGACAACGAGCTCAGGTCGCGCAGCCGCAACGACACCGTGCCGGCATCGGTAAACTTGAGGGCATTGCCCAGCAGATTGATCACCACCTGCCGCAGACGCCCCTCGTCGCCACTCACCCACCAGTCGCTGCCCGGCGGGATCTCGCAGCGCAGCGCAACATGTTTCGACTCGGCCCGCGGCACCAACAACTCGATCGCTTCGCGCAGCAGCGTCGCGAGATCGAAATCCGCCACGCTCAGACGCATCTTCCCGGCCTCCACCTTGGAGAGGTCCAGGATGTCGTTGATGATCGTGAGCAGATTTTCGCCGCTCTGCCGGATCACCTCGATCATGCGATGGTGCTCCGGGTGGGTGACCATGCCCGACAGCATGTCCGCCATGCCGATCACCCCGTTCATCGGCGTGCGCAGTTCGTGGCTGACGTTGGCCAAAAATTCCGACTTGAGGCGCGACAGGGCGATGGCGTCGTCCCGCGCCTGCGCCAGACCCTTCTCGTATTCGCGGTTGCGGGTCACATCGATGCGGATCGAGACGTAGCGGCGCACCTCTCCGTCGACATTGAGCTCCGGCACGATCAATGTATCCACCCAGTAATTACGCCCGTCCTTGGTGCGATTGCAGATATCCCCGTGCCAGTTGTAACCGCCGCGGATTGTTTTCCACAACTTGCGGAAGAACTCCGGCGCATGCTCGCCGGAGTTGAGGATGCTGTGGTTCTGGCCCACCAACTCGTCGTGAGTGTAACCGGAATTTTCGCAGAACTTGCGGTTCGCGTAGAGAATCGTGCCATTCAGATCCGACACTGAAATCTCCACAAATTGATCGAGCGCCTGCTTGAGCATGGAGAGCTCAATCATCGCCGCACGGCGGCTCGCCTCGGCTTGCTTGTGGCTGGTGAGGTCCTGCGCCACGCCGAGGAATCCGGTCACTTCGCCGGCCTCATTGCGGATCGCGGTGACGGACAATTTAACCGGCACCTTCACCCCATCACTGCGCACGTAGGTCCACTCGCGTTCGTCCTTCAATCCGCGCAGGGCCAGCGCGACAAACACCCCCATATCGGCCGCCACCGGTTCGCCAAATTTGCGCGAGAGGGCCGCGGCTTCCCGCTCCACTTCCTCGACGAGGTGAAACCCCTCCGGCGTCCGCCGGCCAATCACCTCACTGGCCGCATAACCCAACATCCGTTCCGCCCCCCGGTTGAAGCTGCGGATGATCCCCTGCAGATCCACGCTGATGAACGCGAAATTATTGCTGTCCAAGACCCCGCGTTGCAGCGCGATCAATTCGGCCATTTGAGCCTGCGCTTTTTCGAGCTCGGTGGTGCGTTCGGTCACCAGCACCTGCGCCCGTTGCTGGGACACTTGGAGCAAGGTCGCCATTCCCGCTGCAGCCAAGACTGCCAACGCCAACCCCGCCCCGATCCAGGACGAGGTCACCGCCCCCGCCCCGGCAAATTTCTCCGTCTTGCGCCAACCCAGCGTGAACGATTCTCCGCCCAGCTTGAGCTCCCGCACCGCTGCGTAGGCCGCACCGGCATCTTGCGTCGGACCGCCCGCATACAGCAAATCTCCCGGAGCCGTGGAGCTGCCTTCAAACAAATCCAGCGTGAGCTCCTGCGTGAGACTCGGCAGCACGCCCTCGACAAAACTCTCGGTCACAAACGGCGCATACACCCAGTGCCGAAATGCAGCGCGTCGCTCCGCCACCGTAGTGGTCGGCCAGCCATTCGCATACACCGGCAGGTAGAGCAAAAAGCCCGCGCGCTTTCGCCCATCCTGCACCAGGACGATCCGCCTGGTCAGCCGAGCCTCGCCGCTATCGCGCGCCAACAGCGCCGCCGCCCGCCGGTTGGCCTCCGAGCCTACATCCAATCCCAGCGCCGCTCCATTGGCCGACTCCGGCTCGATGTAGCCGATCACCAAGTGCCTCGGATCCCCCGCCGCTACGACCGGCCTCTCCACGCCCGGCACCTCGTGCACCGCCAAGTCGCCGGCTCGCGCCGCCGCCATTTGCACCCGAAACGCCGGCAGGTCCGCCTCCTCCACCGGCCAGATCACCCCCACGCCACGGATTCCGGGAAACGATTCCGGCAACCTCAGCGCATCCGCAAACCGTCGCCACTGCGCCGCATCCACATCGCCCGTCGTATGAAACAACGCCTCTCCCGCCCGGAGCGCTTCGACATAAATCGTCATCCGGTCCTCCAGCGCATCCATCGTGTTGACGACCTCCGCATCCAGATGGGCCACCTCCGCCCGCACTTCCGTGCGCCGGTGCAAATGGTAAACCACCGCACTCAAACTCCACCCGGTCAGCAATACCACCGCGCCCAACCGGAACGTCCCCAGCATCCGAAACAGCGGCAGCGCCAACGCCGTCGCGATCACACTGGCCAGGAACACCTCCATGCTCAGCAGGCCTTCGTTCAGCTGATCCCCATAAAACGGTCCCCGACCCGTAGCGGTGGCCAGCACCGCCGCCACCGCGATGAGCATCACGACCAACTGCACGCCCATACGCCCGCCCCAGTGTTTGCCGAGCAAGAGCGGCGGAAACAGCAGAAACAACCAACCTCCCGGCTCGCTCGGCCAGAGCGCCACCCCCGCCGCCAACACGGTCGCCCCCACCAGTCCGGCCAATCGTCCGAGATTTCGCCACAGCGGCTCCGCCTCACCGCGGCTTCGCCACCACGTCTCCAAGGTCGAGACGAGCAATACGATGCCAAACACATCCCCCACCCACCACGTGAGCGCCACGACCGGCAGGTCAGTTGTCGGAACCACCCCCACGCCCCACAGGATTCCGACGCCCAAAACCATATTGGGCAGCGCCCCCGCCACGGCTGCCACCAACCACGAAACGACTTCGGCCAGCCGCCGCGAACGCAGCACCGTGCGCGCGCCGACGCGACGGATCACCTCCGCCCCGATCCAGGCTTCCACGCCCGGCCCCAATGCCGCCACCCAGGATTCCGCGCCCAGACCCGTATTCACCCGGCTGAGGAACGCGCCCAACACCACGCCCCACAACATCCGGCGCCCGCCGCGCAACACCATCCATACGCCGAGGCCCGCCGCCGGCCACACCGGCGACGCCATGCCGCTCACCGAGCTGACCAAGAGCCCCAACTCACTGAGCCCCCACACCAGCAAGGCCCCTGCGATCACCAGACGCCAAGACGCCCGCGGCGGCGCATCCATTGATGCAGCCGCCCCGCCAAACGGCGAATTCGAGCCGAAAGCGTTCCAGGCAGAGAAGGACATGAGACTGGGGCTCTACATCGGCGCGCGACCGCCAAACTGAAACGACCTTACGCCACCGCCCCGGTTGGCAGCTTGCGCCCGCGATCCGTTCTTTCCACACACAGCCTCGACCCTGCCGCCCACGCCCCATGTTCGCCTCCCTGCTCACCACCGTCTTTTTCTCGTTCTCGGCGATCTTCGCCACGCGATCGATCAAGACGATCGGGTCCACCACCGCCAACCTGGGCCGACTCGCCCTCGCGATGTTTTTCCTCGGGCTCTACGCCCACCTGTTCGGCATCGGTCTCGGCGGCGCGGGTCGCGACTGGTTCCTCCTCAGCGGCGTCATCGGCATGGGGCTCGGCGACCTCGCGCTCTTCGCCGCCCTGCCCCGCCTCGGCTCTCGCCTCACCGTGCTCATGTGCCAATGCATCGCCGTGCCGGTCGCCATGCAGGCCGAATGGATGTGGATGGGCACCCGCCTCACCCTCGGGCAAATCAGCTGGGCCTTCGTCATCCTCGTCGGTGTGACCGTCGCCCTCATGCCCTCGCGGCGCGATCCGCCCAAGGTGCCGGTCACGCGACTGGGCCTGTTGTTTGGCTTCCTCGCCGCCGTCGGCCAAGGCCTCGGTGCCGTCGTCAGCCGCCACGCCTACGAGGTCACCACCGCCGCCGGTTCGAGTATCGACGGCGTCAACGCCGCCTACCAGCGCATCACCGGCGGCCTATGCATCACCGCCGCCTACTTTATCATTCGTCACCTTGCCCAGCGCCGCCGCGAAACCGCCGTCACCGCGACACCACCGCTCGACCGCTCCACCCGGCTGCGGGGCTGGGCGCTCATTTTGGCCAACGCGCTCTGCGGGCCGACCCTCGGCGTGAGCTGCTACCAATGGGCCCTCGCGACCACGCCTTCCGGCATCGTGTTGCCCATCGTGGCCACGACGCCACTGGTGATCATCCCGCTCAGTTACTGGATCGAGGGCGACCGTCCCAGCCGCCGCTCCGTGGTCGGCGGCATCATCGCCGTCGCCGGCGTGGTGGCCCTCACCCTCGTGCGTTAGCCAGCGCAGGGTGGGCGCGGACGTCCCCGGGGCGGGCGGCGAGCGCCGATCAATACGGCGCGATTTCCGCCAGCTCCGCCTCCTTCTGGCTCTCCGCCTCGGCGCGCTGGCTATCGTGCTCGAGCTGGGCTTCGTCCAGCCGGCGGGCGATGGCATTGAGCTTTTCATCGCGCTGCGCTTCCAGCTCCGCCAGACGCGGATCCCCGGCCACCCCGTAGCTGCTGCTGCGTCCGGCCGCCACGTCCTCCTGGATCTGCAGAACGAGCCGCGCCACCTCACGATCGTAGAGGTTGTGCGCCTGCCGCTCCTCGCGCTGCAGCTCGATGCGCGCGAGTTCCCATTCGTGACTCAGCGCGTCAAACCGCTCCTGCCAGCGCTGCTCGATCTTCACCGACTTGCTGAGATACTCCCGCATCTGCCGGTTCTGATCCTCGTCCCCCACGTCGAGCGTGCGGGCGTGCACCGCCGTTTCGTCGGCCACCCGCTGACGCTGGATGGCGTTCTCCGCCTGCGTCTGCGCCGCATCGATCAACGGAATCGTGCGCCACTGCAGCTCGGCCTCTGCCTCCGCCAGGGCATACTGCGCCTCCACCACCGAACCATCCCGCTGCATCGCCGCCGGCGTGATGCCTCGCTTGAGCTCCGCGATACGACCGCGCGCCTCATCCCGCGCCTCCAGCCGCTGCCGATCGAAGTCCAACTGCACCTGACGCAACTGGTCCTGCGCCTTGCGACCGATGTCCTGCACCTGACGCAGCACGCTCGCATCCTGCGCGAACAGGCTGGTGGCAAAAATGACGGCGGCGAGCACGAGGCCCGACCCGCGCCGTCCGAAAAGAGGCAAAGAGAAGATCATACTCACCCATTCGCCAACCGCATCGCGACTGTTGCAAAGCGCGCCCCCGGCCCTTTGCGTGCCCGACTCCATGCTTACGATCGCAGATGTCGCCAAGTCCTACGGCACCCGGGAACTCTTCTCCGAGGTGTCGCTCTTCATCGCGCGCAGCGATCGCTTCGGCCTCGTCGGCCCCAACGGCGCCGGCAAGTCGACGCTGTTTAACCTCATCCTCGGTCACGAGTCGCCCGACGAGGGCATGATCGAGTGGGAACGCGGCGCCGACTTCGGCTTCCTGCCGCAGGAAAGCGCCCCCGTCGGCGACGAGACCATCATCGGCATCGCCACCGGCGGCGCCAAACTCGACCTCGAGGGCGACGACGACGAGGACTACGACATCGATTGGACCCTCGAACCGCGCGCCCGCAAAATCCTCGCCGGCCTCGGCTTCAAGGACCCCGACATGGACCTGCCCGCCAAGTCCTTCTCCGGCGGCTGGATCATGCGCGCCCATCTCGCCCGCCTGCTCGTTTCCGAGCCCACCCTCCTGCTGCTCGACGAGCCGACCAATCACCTCGACCTCGAAGCCCTGCTCTGGCTGCAGGACTACCTCACCCGCTACCCCGGCGGCCTGCTGGTCATCTCCCACGACCGCGCCTTCCTCAACGCCCTCTGCAACGGCATCCTCGAACTGCGCGGCGCCACCCTGCACAAATACACCGGCAACTACGACGACTACCTCGAGCAAAAGGACGCCCGCCACGAGCAACTCCTCTCGCTCTACAAGTCGCAACAGCGCGAAATCGCCCACCAGCAGAAGTTCGTCGACCGCTTCGGCGCCAAGGCCTCCATGGCCACCCGCGCCAAGTCCAAGGAGAAGCACATCGCCCGCCTCAAAGAGGAGGCCATCGACTCCCCCGAGGAAGACCTGCGCCGCATCAATTTCCGTTTCCCGCAACCCGCCCGCTCCGGCCTCAAGGTCGTCGAGCTCGAACACGTTGAACAGGCCTACGGCGACCACGTGGTGTATGAGGATCTCAACTTCACCTCCGAACGCGGTGAAAAGATCGTGCTCGTCGGCCCCAACGGCGCCGGCAAATCCACCCTGCTCAAAATCCTCGGTGACGTGATCCCCATCCGCGGCGGCACCCGCGAACTCGGCGCTAACGTCACCGCTGGCTACTTTGCTCAAAACCGCGCCGACAACCTCAACCTCGAGGCCACCGTGCTCGCCAACATGATGGACTTGCGCACGGCCGAGAACGACCTCACCGAGCAACAGGCCCGCGCCCTCCTCGGCGCCTTCCTCTTCCGCAAAGACGACGTTTTCAAAAAAGTCAGCGTGCTCTCCGGCGGCGAAAAATCCCGCCTCGCCCTCGCCCGCCTGCTCATCAACCCGCCCAACCTGCTGTTGATGGACGAGCCCACCACCCACCTCGACATCCCGTCGATCGACGCGCTCATCACCGCGCTCAAAGGCTTCACCGGCACCCTCATCTTCATTTCCCACGACGTGTATTTCATCCGGCAACTCGCCGAGACCGTGCTCCACGTCCACAGCGGCCGCCTCACCCGCTACGCCGGCAACTACGACTACTACCTGGAAAAATCCCAGGCCACCGGCGCCCGCGAAGCCCTCACCGCCGGCTTCACCCAAGCCCGTCCCTCCCAAGGTTCGGGCGGCGGCAACTCCGGCGCCGGCAAAGGCCAGCGCGCCGACGATCGCGCCGCCAAAAAGGAACGGGAAAAACAACTCCGCGACCTGCGCAGCGCCGTGAGCGCCGCCGAAAAACGCGTCGTCGACCTCGAGACCCAACAGGCCGAACTCACCGCCGAACTCGAAGACCCCGCGACCTACGACGACCCCGGCAAAGCCCAGCACCTCAACCGCGAACTCAGCGCGGTCACGGATCAACTCACCGCCGCCAACACCGACTGGGAAACCGCCGCCGAAAAACTCCTCGAACTCGAATCCGAGGAAGGCTGAGGGGTCGGCCCAGCGAAGAGTCGGGCATAAAGCCCGACCCACATGACAGGAACCCTATCTAAATTGTGGGTCGGGCTTTACGCCCGACATCCTGTTCCGTCGGCCCGCCCCCCCGTTACTTCACCCGCTTCGCCACCCGTTTCCGTTTCGCCGCTGGCGCCGGACCATTCAGGTGCGCACAGATCTCGCAGGTGTGCCCATCACACCCGCGCGCCGAGCAATGCTCGCGACCGTAGAAAATGATCTGCAGGTGCAGCTTGTTCCAACTCTCCATGGGGAAGAGCCGCTTCAGATCCTGCTCCACTCGCACCACCGTCGCGCCCTGCGGTGTGAGTTTCCAACGCTGAGCGAGTCGATGGATGTGGGTGTCGACCGGAAACGCCGGCACTCCAAACGCCTGCGCCATCACCACCGAAGCCGTTTTGTGCCCCACCCCCGGCAACGCCTCAAGGGCTTCGAAAGAGGCCGGCACCTTGCCGTCATGATCGGTCATGAGGATCTCGGACAGCTTCCAAATCGCCTGCGCCTTTCGCGGCGCGAGACCACACGGCCGCACGATATCGTTAATGTCATCCACCGACAGAAGCACCATCGACTGCGGCGTCGAAGCCCGGTTAAAAAGCGCCGGCGTGGTCAAATTCACCCGCTTGTCCGTGCACTGCGCAGAGAGCAAAACCGCGATCAGCAACGTGTAAGCATCCGAATGGTCCAACGGAATCGGCGTCTCTGGGTATAACCCCCCAAGGCACTGTTCTACATAAGAGGCTCTCTCCGAACGAGTCATAAGGCGAAATAAGGGCTGTTACTCAAATTTGACGCAATATCCGGCCCTGAAAACTTGCTGCTTTGGCCCGCCACTTGCAGCGTCATTCCCAATACATTCTTCCAGACCCGTTCAGGCCCACTTCGCTCAGCCATGAGATTTTCCCTTTTTCCGCTTTTGCTCGCCGGTCTTCTTTCGTCAGCCCAAGGCCAATTCGTGTCTATTTCGGATGATTTTTCGAACAACGGATCACTAGGAGGAAGCACTCCAGACAGCGGTGTTGGCAACTGGGAATCCAATGACTCAGATCCTGCAATTTCCGTCACCGGTGGCGAAGCGCTGGTCGCCGCCGGATCTGGAGAGATGGTTCAACTGAACTTTTACGACGGCAGCGGCGACCTTTCGTCGGGAACATACTACTACGGCTTCAGTTTCCGAGTGGATGATTCGGGATCAATAAGCACCAACAACACCGTTCAGGCTGTAACCGGTTTTAGACAAGGAACCGTAGGTAGTGGCACCTACGCACTCTCATTCGGAATTTTTCGTCCTTCGACAGCTACACAAAACAATAGTGGTGTCCCCAACACCTCGACGAGCCAGTTTGCAGTGGGGTTTTTCGATGGCGCCTCCCTCAACGGATCCACCAACAGCCTAACTTCATGGGGCAGTGCTCTAGACCGTGGAACCAATTACCGGGCAGTCATCTCATTTGACCTTGAAAACAATGGGGCGGAACTCTGGATCGATCCAACAAGTTCATCCTCGTCATCGATCACCTTGACCGGAATTACGAGCGACACCCGCGGTATTTTTCTTAGGCAAGCAAGCGGTTCTCATGGAGATGTCTACTTCGATGACGTGTTAGTCGCGCAGTCATTTGAGGGCGCCCTCTCCGCCGTCCCCGAGCCTTCCACCTACGCGGCGATCGCGGGTGCCGCCATGCTCGGCTTCGCGGTATATCGCCGCCGCCGCCAACAACGCAACTCGGTGGCGGCCGCCGCGGCTTAATTCCGTCGCGTTCATCTTCTTTCAATTTGCCGGACGGTAGGCCCCGCCTACCGTCCGTTTTTATGTCCGACTCTGCGAACGACCTTTCGTCGCTCTCCTCCCTCCTGCCGCCGCCCGATAGCTTTGCCCGCCGCCACAACGGCCCCGATGCCGCCGAACAGGCGCGCATGCTTGAAGTCCTCGGCCAAAGCTCCCTCGACGCCCTCGTCGATACCGCCGTCCCGGCCGACATCCGTCGCGACGGCCTCGACCTGCCACCCGCCCTGGGTGAATCCGCCGCGCTCGCCGAACTCCGCGAGATCGCCGACAAAAACCAAGTCTTCCGCTCCTTCATCGGCCAGGGTTACTACGGCACCCATACCCCCGCCGTCATCCAACGCACCATTCTGGAAAACCCGGGGTGGTATACGGCCTACACGCCCTACCAGGCCGAGATTTCCCAGGGCCGTCTCGAGGCCCTGCTGAATTTCCAAACCCTCGTCACCGACCTCACCGGTCTCGAGATCGCCAACGCCTCCATGCTCGACGAGGGCACCGCCGCCGCCGAAGCCATGATGATGGCCCACCGTCTCCGCCGCGGCAAAGGCTCCACCTTCTTCGTCTCGGAAAAGTGCCACCCGCAAACGATCGACATCGTCCGCACCCGCGCCGAGCCCCTCGGCCTCACCATCACCGTCGGTGACCACACCACCTTCGCGCCCGACGCCGATACCGTGGGCGTGCTCGTGCAATACCCCGACACCACCGGCGACATCCTCGACTTCACCGACTTCTTCGCCGCTGCCCACGCGGTCAAAGCCTACACCGTCGTCGCCACCGATCTGCTCGCACTCACCCTCCTGCGCCCGCCCGGCGAGTTTGGCGCCGACATCGCCGTCGGCTCCGCTCAACGCTTCGGCGTGCCCATGGGCTTCGGCGGACCGCACGCCGGTTTCCTCGCCACCAAAGACGACTTCAAACGCCAGATGCCCGGCCGCCTCGTCGGCGTCTCCAAGGACGCCCAGGGCAACCCCGCCATGCGCCTCGCCCTCGGCACCCGCGAGCAACACATCCGCCGCGACAAAGCCACGTCCAACATCTGCACCGCCCAGGTCCTCCTCGGCGTGATGGCTTCGATGTATGCCGTCTATCACGGCCCCACCGGCCTGCGCACCATCGCCCGCCGCACCAAGCTCCTCACCGAGCTGCTCGCCGCAGGCCTGCGCACCGCCGGCGCCACCGTCAACACCGCCCCGGTCTTCGACACCCTCACCATCGGCAACGTCGCCGCCGATCGCGTGCACGCCGCCGCCACCGCGCAGCGCCTCAACCTGCGCGCGATCGACACCCACACCGTCGCGATCTCGCTCGACGAAACCACCACCCTCGAAGACCTCCACAGCCTTCTGCGCTGCTTCAACGAGTCGGTCCACCTGCCCGACCTCACTTCCCCTTCATCTTTCGACTTAAACTCGGCGCAGTTCACTGCGCCGTTCGCCCGCACCAGCGCCTTCCTCGAAGCCCCCGTCTTCAATCAACACCACACCGAGCACGAGCTGCTGCGCTACATCAAGCAACTCGAGGCCAAGGACCTCTCCCTGTGCCACTCGATGATCTCGCTCGGCTCGTGCACCATGAAGCTCAACGCCGCCAGCGAGATGTTCCCCGTCTCCTGGCCGCAGTTCGGTACCCTGCACCCCTTCGCCCCGGCGGAGCAAACCCGCGGTTACGCCCACCTCGTCGCCGACCTCGAGCAATGGCTCGCCGAGATCACCGGCTTCGCCGCCGTGTCCCTCCAGCCCAACGCCGGCTCGCAGGGTGAATACGCCGGCCTGCTCGCCATCCGCGCCTACCACGCCGCCCGCGGTGAGCCCGACCGCACCGTCTGCCTCATCCCCACCAGCGCTCACGGCACCAATCCCGCCAGCGCCGTGATGGGCGGCATGCAGGTCGTGCCCGTCGCCTGCGACGACGCCGGCAACATCGACCTCACCGACCTCCGCGCCAAGA
This portion of the Actomonas aquatica genome encodes:
- the gcvP gene encoding aminomethyl-transferring glycine dehydrogenase, which produces MSDSANDLSSLSSLLPPPDSFARRHNGPDAAEQARMLEVLGQSSLDALVDTAVPADIRRDGLDLPPALGESAALAELREIADKNQVFRSFIGQGYYGTHTPAVIQRTILENPGWYTAYTPYQAEISQGRLEALLNFQTLVTDLTGLEIANASMLDEGTAAAEAMMMAHRLRRGKGSTFFVSEKCHPQTIDIVRTRAEPLGLTITVGDHTTFAPDADTVGVLVQYPDTTGDILDFTDFFAAAHAVKAYTVVATDLLALTLLRPPGEFGADIAVGSAQRFGVPMGFGGPHAGFLATKDDFKRQMPGRLVGVSKDAQGNPAMRLALGTREQHIRRDKATSNICTAQVLLGVMASMYAVYHGPTGLRTIARRTKLLTELLAAGLRTAGATVNTAPVFDTLTIGNVAADRVHAAATAQRLNLRAIDTHTVAISLDETTTLEDLHSLLRCFNESVHLPDLTSPSSFDLNSAQFTAPFARTSAFLEAPVFNQHHTEHELLRYIKQLEAKDLSLCHSMISLGSCTMKLNAASEMFPVSWPQFGTLHPFAPAEQTRGYAHLVADLEQWLAEITGFAAVSLQPNAGSQGEYAGLLAIRAYHAARGEPDRTVCLIPTSAHGTNPASAVMGGMQVVPVACDDAGNIDLTDLRAKIEQHAAKLGALMVTYPSTHGVFESTIREICELVHAAGGQVYMDGANMNAQVGLTSPGHIGADVCHLNLHKTFCIPHGGGGPGVGPIAVAAHLAPHLPGHVNWGSTDGRVGAVSAAPYGSASILVISWMYIRMMGAAGLTEATKLAILNANYVAKRLDPHFPVLYRGNEGLVAHECIIDLRAWKAHGLEVEDAAKRLIDYGFHAPTMSFPVAGTFMIEPTESESLAELDRFCDALIAIHGEMQAVVHGESDATNNPLVNAPHTAQALAAGTWDHPYSRETAAFPAPWTRNSKFWPAVGRVDNVYGDRNLVCSCIGMAAFAEN